Below is a genomic region from Terriglobales bacterium.
CTGGTTGCCGGCCGGGTCAACCTGCGCGTGCAACAGTTCAAAGTCGAGGTGGAAACCAAGACCATGGATAACGTCTTCGTTAAAGTCATGGTCTCGGTGCAATACCAGGTGATCCAGAGCAAGGTTTATGCGGCTTATTACAAGCTGCAATCCCCCGGCGACCAGATTACTTCCTATGTTTTCGACTCCGTACGCTCCAACGTTCCCAAAATGAACCTGGA
It encodes:
- a CDS encoding SPFH domain-containing protein; this translates as MDIGTLIGWGVVILFLIGTFLSGLYTVDTAQAAVVQRFGKFVRVADPGLHFKFPWIELVAGRVNLRVQQFKVEVETKTMDNVFVKVMVSVQYQVIQSKVYAAYYKLQSPGDQITSYVFDSVRSNVPKMNL